The following coding sequences are from one Sulfurihydrogenibium sp. window:
- a CDS encoding DeoR family transcriptional regulator: protein MLTDKERKAEILRILREKKEVTVKELSHIFGVSAMTIYRDIRELEREGEVKRKHGSVTLNTVENKETIPIKSCPICEKPITRSHPYKIIVEGSKIVEACCEHCGLMLHQNYAEKNVSALTYDFITEKPINALDAYYVVGSSAVPCCSPSVIPFINKDDAEKFSKGFGGKVLNFIEAYNEIINRMNINIKSCCSPQQPVSFVLKDLNKKGKE from the coding sequence ATGCTAACAGATAAAGAAAGAAAGGCAGAGATATTAAGAATACTTAGAGAAAAAAAGGAAGTAACAGTTAAGGAGCTTAGTCATATATTTGGCGTTTCTGCGATGACTATTTACCGTGACATAAGAGAGCTTGAAAGAGAAGGAGAAGTTAAGAGAAAGCATGGTTCTGTAACTTTAAATACAGTTGAAAATAAAGAAACTATCCCTATTAAATCCTGTCCAATCTGTGAAAAGCCTATTACAAGGTCTCATCCTTATAAAATAATAGTTGAAGGAAGTAAGATTGTAGAAGCTTGCTGTGAACACTGCGGATTGATGCTTCATCAGAATTACGCAGAAAAGAATGTATCAGCATTAACTTACGATTTCATCACAGAAAAGCCTATTAACGCCCTTGATGCTTATTATGTAGTAGGAAGTTCTGCAGTTCCATGTTGCAGTCCAAGTGTTATTCCATTTATAAATAAAGATGATGCAGAAAAATTTTCAAAAGGCTTTGGCGGTAAGGTTCTAAACTTTATAGAAGCTTACAATGAAATTATAAACAGAATGAATATTAATATTAAAAGTTGTTGCTCACCACAGCAACCCGTTAGCTTTGTGTTAAAGGATTTAAATAAGAAGGGTAAAGAATAG
- the hisB gene encoding imidazoleglycerol-phosphate dehydratase HisB, translating to MSRKALIKRETKETQIELSINLDGTGKHKVDTQVGFLSHMLESFSFHSMIDLEIMATGDVHVSHHHLVEDVGIVLGLAVKEALGDKRGIKRFGYSIIPMDEALAMCSIDLSGRPLLFYDDFGLRGKITNFDFELMGEFFKGFTLSAGITMHLKALAGHNLHHIAECLTKSFAIALKEAVSLDPRRLEVPSTKGAI from the coding sequence ATGAGCAGAAAAGCTTTAATCAAAAGAGAAACAAAAGAAACGCAGATAGAGTTATCAATAAATTTAGATGGCACAGGTAAACATAAAGTAGATACGCAAGTTGGATTTTTATCTCATATGCTTGAAAGCTTTTCATTTCATTCCATGATAGACCTTGAAATCATGGCAACAGGAGATGTTCATGTTAGCCATCATCACTTAGTAGAAGACGTTGGTATTGTTTTAGGTCTTGCTGTAAAAGAAGCACTTGGAGATAAAAGGGGCATAAAAAGATTTGGATATAGTATAATTCCAATGGATGAAGCATTGGCAATGTGTAGCATTGACCTTTCTGGCAGACCATTACTTTTTTATGATGATTTTGGACTAAGAGGCAAGATAACCAATTTTGATTTTGAACTAATGGGAGAATTCTTTAAAGGTTTTACACTTTCAGCTGGAATAACCATGCACTTAAAAGCTTTGGCAGGTCATAATCTTCATCATATAGCTGAATGTTTAACAAAATCTTTTGCAATTGCATTAAAAGAAGCAGTATCATTAGACCCAAGAAGATTAGAAGTTCCATCAACAAAAGGAGCTATATAG